In Methanocella sp., the sequence CCTTTGTATCTTAGAAGTTCAAAAAGCGGCTCTGTGTCCTTTGTAACTTAATTATAAAAAAGTCTTTGTGGGCCTCCGTGCTCTTCGTGCCTTTGTGGTGAAAAATAGTGCCTCAGTACACTCCGAGACTTAAAAAGGCATATTCAACAAAGCATAAAAATTGAAAAAGATAATCGGAAACTATCGATAAATTTGGCTATTACGCAAACAATAAAAATAAGACTACTTTCTAAACAATGACCTATCAATATTCAACGCACCAAATATTATTAAATTTTTTAGAGTATCTTTGAGCCGGCTTTGCGTCATTTTGTGGCTAAAAAGTCATTGAGCAACGTATTATTTTTTGAAGGCCTCGATAAAAATTTCATGACAAAGTGGATATAGTAAGCCATAAATTAATAGCTCTCATAATAAAACATTTAATCATCACGGTAATCAGGATGACCGAGTATAAGCAGTGCATACTTGTCCGGGACGACTTGAAGCTCCCCAAAGGTAAAATGGCGGTCCAGGTGGCCCACGCGTCCCTGGCCGCGTACGAGTGGGCGAAGCCCGCGGTCCAGGAGGCCTGGAAGCGCGAGGGCATGAAGAAGATCGTCCTCAAGGTCGATAAGCTGGAGGACCTCTTTAAGTATAAGGAAGAGGCCCGCCGGATGGATATACCCACGGCGCTCATCCAGGACGCCGGCCTGACCACCGTACCTCCTGGCACCATCACGTCGCTGGGCATGGGCCCGGCCGACGCCATGGTACTGGATAAGATAGTCGGACACTTGAAACTCATGTAAGGGATCAGCATGATCGTTGGATTTGTCATTAATAAGGTCGAGTCTGCCAGGCACGTTCCCCTGGAAGAGCTCCAGAAATACCGGAACATCAACGTGAACTATGACATCAACCTCCGGAACCTGTCGGTGGTCAAGGTTCCCGTGGCCCCGGAAAAGGTGCTGCGCATCGAGTACGGCGTCACCATTAATTATATCAATCCCTCTATCGGCTTCATCCGGTTCGAGGGCTACTGCGACTACGCAAGCCCCCACGCCGATAAAACGCTCAAGGACTGGGAGCAGGGGAAGCCGGACATCGCCATCCAGAACGAGGTCTCGAATAACATGATGGCCCGGATCATCCCGCTGGCCATGCTCCTGTCCCAGAGCCTCTGCCTGCCCCCGGCCGCGCCCTTGCCCGTGATCAATTTCCAGAAGCCGGGCGAAGCGGTGGAAAAGGACAAGTTTGACTCATACCACGCATAACTATCATGAAGCGC encodes:
- the pth2 gene encoding peptidyl-tRNA hydrolase Pth2, giving the protein MTEYKQCILVRDDLKLPKGKMAVQVAHASLAAYEWAKPAVQEAWKREGMKKIVLKVDKLEDLFKYKEEARRMDIPTALIQDAGLTTVPPGTITSLGMGPADAMVLDKIVGHLKLM